A stretch of Candidatus Auribacterota bacterium DNA encodes these proteins:
- the gyrB gene encoding DNA topoisomerase (ATP-hydrolyzing) subunit B, translated as MPKYDARTIIVLDGIAAVRKRPAMYIGDTGPRGLHHLVYEVVDNSIDEAMVGYCKRIDVSVHVDGSVTVIDDGRGIPVDEHATEKKPALEVVLTTLHAGGKFDHEAYKVSGGLHGVGVSCVNALSEWMEAEVRRDGHIYSQKFQRGKTASKLQVIGKSSKTGTKITFKPDPKIFAVAEFNYDTLCNRLRELAFLNAGIEINLKDEKSEKENAFKYEGGIVSFVQHLNENKACLHKKVVYLHSSREDVEAEIALQYNDGYTEAIFSYANNINTIEGGTHLSGFKSALTRTVNAYARQAGSSKESDRAMSGEDIREGITAVISVKVKEPQFEGQTKTKLGNSEVEGIVASIVNEGLAEFLEENPGDARGIVEKCLLASRAREAARKARDLTRRKGALDGLSLPGKLADCSERDPARSELFIVEGDSAGGSAKQGRDRRFQAILPLRGKLINVEKARLDKVLNNEEIRTLITAVGTGIGQEDFDIARLRYHKLVLMCDADIDGCHIRTLLLTFLFRQMRPLIEQGYVYIAQPPLYKIKRKKTERYVENDREMNSILLDLGCEDVKLVSLKDSREFDCRKLRGILDLLIELEYFSGILKRKGVKFDEYMAHRDKKNNRLPLYQVRSNGEERYLFSDEELARLTAEEEKKRGRDLEILTEGAAASREEHGIEVLELYEARELSRVLESLGKAGLNLECLGDSKKPVFELQSGSEGAIRIHSIIGILHAVRDVGKRGLSIQRYKGLGEMNPEQLWETTMDPERRTLLKVTIEDAVAADRMFTVLMGSDVAPRRKFIEQNALHVRNLDI; from the coding sequence ATGCCCAAGTACGATGCGAGAACCATCATCGTCCTCGACGGCATCGCGGCGGTGCGCAAGCGCCCGGCGATGTACATCGGGGACACCGGTCCCCGCGGATTGCACCACCTCGTTTATGAGGTGGTTGACAACTCGATCGACGAGGCCATGGTGGGCTACTGCAAGAGAATAGACGTGAGCGTCCACGTTGATGGCTCGGTGACGGTTATCGATGACGGGCGGGGAATACCCGTTGATGAACACGCGACCGAGAAGAAGCCCGCGCTCGAGGTCGTCCTTACCACCCTCCACGCGGGCGGAAAATTTGACCATGAGGCGTACAAGGTGTCGGGGGGACTTCACGGCGTGGGGGTGTCCTGTGTGAACGCCCTGAGCGAGTGGATGGAGGCAGAGGTCAGGCGGGATGGTCATATCTACAGTCAGAAGTTTCAGCGGGGTAAGACCGCCTCCAAGCTCCAGGTGATCGGGAAGAGCAGCAAGACGGGAACCAAGATCACCTTCAAACCCGACCCCAAGATATTCGCGGTCGCCGAGTTTAACTACGACACGCTCTGCAACCGGCTGAGAGAGCTCGCATTTCTCAACGCGGGCATCGAAATCAATCTCAAGGACGAGAAGAGCGAGAAGGAGAACGCGTTCAAGTACGAGGGGGGGATCGTTTCATTCGTCCAGCACCTCAACGAGAATAAAGCGTGCCTGCACAAGAAGGTGGTGTACCTGCACAGCAGCAGGGAGGATGTTGAAGCGGAAATCGCGCTCCAGTACAACGATGGGTACACGGAGGCGATATTCTCCTATGCCAACAACATCAACACGATAGAGGGCGGCACGCACCTGAGCGGCTTTAAGTCGGCCCTCACCCGTACAGTGAACGCCTACGCGCGCCAGGCGGGCTCCTCCAAGGAGAGCGACAGGGCGATGAGCGGTGAGGATATACGCGAGGGGATCACGGCGGTCATCAGCGTGAAGGTCAAAGAGCCGCAGTTCGAAGGCCAGACGAAGACGAAGCTGGGGAACAGCGAGGTGGAGGGGATCGTCGCGTCAATCGTGAACGAGGGCTTGGCTGAGTTTCTCGAGGAAAACCCCGGGGACGCGAGGGGGATTGTGGAGAAGTGCCTGCTCGCGTCGAGAGCGAGGGAGGCGGCGAGGAAGGCGCGCGACCTAACGAGGAGGAAGGGCGCACTGGACGGCCTGTCGCTGCCGGGAAAGCTGGCTGATTGCTCGGAGAGGGATCCGGCGCGCAGCGAGCTCTTCATCGTGGAGGGGGATTCCGCTGGAGGTTCGGCGAAACAGGGGCGTGACAGGCGGTTCCAGGCGATACTTCCGCTGAGGGGAAAATTGATCAATGTGGAAAAGGCGAGGCTCGACAAGGTGTTGAACAACGAGGAGATACGGACGCTCATCACCGCCGTGGGCACGGGAATCGGCCAGGAGGATTTCGATATCGCCAGACTGCGGTACCATAAGCTGGTGCTCATGTGCGACGCCGATATAGACGGCTGCCACATCCGGACGCTGTTGCTCACATTCCTGTTCAGGCAGATGCGGCCGTTGATCGAGCAGGGATACGTCTATATCGCCCAGCCACCGCTCTATAAGATCAAGAGAAAGAAAACCGAGCGGTATGTTGAAAACGATAGGGAGATGAACTCCATCCTCCTCGATCTCGGCTGCGAGGATGTGAAGCTCGTCAGCCTGAAAGACAGCAGGGAGTTTGACTGTCGGAAATTGAGGGGAATTCTTGATCTGCTCATTGAGCTCGAATACTTCTCGGGCATCCTGAAACGCAAGGGCGTTAAGTTCGACGAGTACATGGCCCACCGGGACAAGAAAAACAACCGGCTCCCCCTCTACCAGGTGAGGAGCAATGGTGAGGAGCGGTATCTCTTTTCTGACGAGGAGCTGGCGAGGCTCACCGCTGAGGAAGAGAAGAAGCGCGGGCGGGATCTGGAAATTCTCACTGAGGGGGCTGCGGCATCCAGGGAGGAGCACGGGATCGAGGTGCTGGAGCTCTATGAGGCGCGGGAGCTCTCGCGGGTCCTGGAATCCCTCGGAAAGGCAGGGCTCAACCTGGAGTGCCTGGGCGATTCAAAAAAGCCGGTCTTTGAGTTGCAGTCAGGCAGCGAGGGCGCGATTCGCATCCATTCGATCATAGGAATCCTGCATGCGGTCAGGGACGTGGGGAAGAGGGGGTTGAGTATCCAGCGGTACAAGGGGTTGGGAGAGATGAATCCCGAGCAGCTCTGGGAAACGACCATGGATCCCGAGCGGAGAACTTTGCTCAAGGTGACGATCGAGGATGCCGTTGCCGCAGACCGCATGTTCACCGTCTTGATGGGGAGTGATGTTGCCCCCCGCAGGAAGTTCATCGAGCAGAACGCGCTCCATGTGAGGAACCTGGATATATAG